A single window of Scylla paramamosain isolate STU-SP2022 chromosome 27, ASM3559412v1, whole genome shotgun sequence DNA harbors:
- the LOC135114209 gene encoding tetratricopeptide repeat protein 4-like, protein MTEEWKEKIIKEKLGGKRDWSEEERAALARSLDEELEKRLQGSGGGDGRPKDAWTEDNWKEQMAEHPLFAPYLQEEGAVEGEAPINPLSEGLAQLKFDPDHSSPQEVAQNYKDEGNLQFKYKKYRLAVANFSEGLKQQCPDKELNAQLYNNRAAAQCHLGNYRSTIKDCEKALELNPDYMKVITRAVDAAAKLKSWDEVFAWCDRGLQLDPAHTKLKASRLKAVKEKKIIQRDNRRKSQEILKKKNEEQSVVNVIKNRGIKLGTSHLKGSSSITLEDLETHHPAAHGSRVHLSSCAELVWPVMLLYPEYQESDFIQEFTESDYFSDHLEVIFGEGVPPAPWDTEQKYQYQNLKIFFEDKEKEKLCSVDPSWTLSQALSDPRYCVMGGTPSFIIVVNGSKFMKEFLSKYK, encoded by the exons ATGACAGAGGagtggaaagagaagataataaaggaaaagcttggagggaagagagactgGAGCGAGGAGGAGCGTGCCGCCCTCGCCCGCAGCCTGGACGAGGAGCTGGAGAAGCGCCTGCAGGGGAGTGGCGGCGGCGATGGGCGACCTAAGGATGCCTGGACTGAGGATAACTGGAAGGAG CAAATGGCCGAGCACCCACTGTTTGCTCCTTACCTGCAAGAAGAAGGTGCTGTGGAAGGGGAGGCACCTATCAACCCCTTGAGTGAGGGTCTGGCTCAACTCAAATTTGATCCAGACCACAGCAGCCCACAAG AAGTGGCACAAAACTACAAGGATGAGGGCAACCTGCAATTCAAGTACAAGAAGTATAGGCTTGCTGTTGCCAATTTTTCTGAGGGTTTGAAACAGCAGTGTCCAGATAAGGAACTGAATGCTCAACTATACAACAACAGGGCAGCAGCACAGTGCCATCTAG GTAATTATCGCTCTACAATCAAAGACTGTGAAAAAGCACTTGAATTGAACCCAGACTACATGAAAGTCATTACAAGAGCAGTTGATGCCGCTGCAAAACTGAAATCCTGGGATGAGGTGTTTGCGTGGTGTGACCGTGGCCTCCAGCTGGACCCTGCTCACACCAAACTAAAAGCATCTAGACTTaaggcagtgaaagaaaag AAAATAATACAGAGAGATAATCGCAGGAAATCACAAGAAattttgaagaagaagaatgaagaacagaGTGTGGTGAATGTCATCAAGAATCGGGGAATAAAGCTGGGCACTTCTCACCTAAAGGGATCCTCAAGCATCACTCTGGAGGATCTGGAGACCCACCACCCTGCTGCTCAT GGTTCAAGAGTTCACCTCAGCAGTTGCGCAGAGTTAGTGTGGCCTGTAATGCTGCTTTATCCTGAATATCAAGAGTCTGATTTCATCCAAGAATTTACTGAAAGTGATTA TTTCAGTGATCACTTGGAGGTGATATTTGGGGAAGGTGTGCCACCAGCCCCATGGGACACAGAACAAAAATATCAGTATCAAAACTTGAAAATTTTCtttgaagataaagaaaaggagaaactgtGCAGCGTTGACCCCTCCTGGACACTTTCCCAAGCCCTTTCAGATCCCAG
- the LOC135114212 gene encoding transcription initiation factor TFIID subunit 13-like isoform X3: MAAADDSFDQYEEEETGETQSEVAITTGTGGRKRLFSKELRCMMYGFGDDQNPYTESVDLLEDLVIEFITQMTQRAMEVGRSGRVQVEDVMYLVRKDKRKYARVHDLLNMNEELKKARKAFDEVKYAGV, translated from the exons atggctGCTGCAGATGATAGCTTTGACCAG tatgaagaggaggagacaggggaGACTCAGTCAGAAGTCGCCATAACAACAGGAACAGGAGGTCGCAAGAGACTTTTTTCCAAGGAACTGCGGTGCATGATGTATGGATTCGGGGACGATCAGAATCCATACACAGAAAGTGTTGATCTCCTCGAGGATTTGGTCATTGAGTTCATAACTCAGATG ACTCAGCGGGCGATGGAGGTGGGACGGTCTGGCAGAGTGCAGGTGGAAGACGTCATGTACTTGGtgaggaaggataagagaaaatatgccCGTGTCCATGACCTGCTCAACATGAATGAAGAACTGAAGAAGGCAAGAAAGGCTTTTGATGAAGTAAAATATGCTGGAGTGTAG
- the LOC135114212 gene encoding transcription initiation factor TFIID subunit 13-like isoform X1: MAAADDSFDQQNDGDDLFQYEEEETGETQSEVAITTGTGGRKRLFSKELRCMMYGFGDDQNPYTESVDLLEDLVIEFITQMTQRAMEVGRSGRVQVEDVMYLVRKDKRKYARVHDLLNMNEELKKARKAFDEVKYAGV, translated from the exons atggctGCTGCAGATGATAGCTTTGACCAG CAGAATGATGGCGACGATTTATTTcagtatgaagaggaggagacaggggaGACTCAGTCAGAAGTCGCCATAACAACAGGAACAGGAGGTCGCAAGAGACTTTTTTCCAAGGAACTGCGGTGCATGATGTATGGATTCGGGGACGATCAGAATCCATACACAGAAAGTGTTGATCTCCTCGAGGATTTGGTCATTGAGTTCATAACTCAGATG ACTCAGCGGGCGATGGAGGTGGGACGGTCTGGCAGAGTGCAGGTGGAAGACGTCATGTACTTGGtgaggaaggataagagaaaatatgccCGTGTCCATGACCTGCTCAACATGAATGAAGAACTGAAGAAGGCAAGAAAGGCTTTTGATGAAGTAAAATATGCTGGAGTGTAG
- the LOC135114212 gene encoding transcription initiation factor TFIID subunit 13-like isoform X2: MAAADDSFDQNDGDDLFQYEEEETGETQSEVAITTGTGGRKRLFSKELRCMMYGFGDDQNPYTESVDLLEDLVIEFITQMTQRAMEVGRSGRVQVEDVMYLVRKDKRKYARVHDLLNMNEELKKARKAFDEVKYAGV, translated from the exons atggctGCTGCAGATGATAGCTTTGACCAG AATGATGGCGACGATTTATTTcagtatgaagaggaggagacaggggaGACTCAGTCAGAAGTCGCCATAACAACAGGAACAGGAGGTCGCAAGAGACTTTTTTCCAAGGAACTGCGGTGCATGATGTATGGATTCGGGGACGATCAGAATCCATACACAGAAAGTGTTGATCTCCTCGAGGATTTGGTCATTGAGTTCATAACTCAGATG ACTCAGCGGGCGATGGAGGTGGGACGGTCTGGCAGAGTGCAGGTGGAAGACGTCATGTACTTGGtgaggaaggataagagaaaatatgccCGTGTCCATGACCTGCTCAACATGAATGAAGAACTGAAGAAGGCAAGAAAGGCTTTTGATGAAGTAAAATATGCTGGAGTGTAG
- the LOC135114210 gene encoding N6-adenosine-methyltransferase non-catalytic subunit-like, which yields MSGDEVMRDMRERSKLRRQLLAQQLGVASADKLGQALGNIGKLQEDQERIKRLKRSQQQDELEGEEAANMVYTDSSTFLKGTQSANPHNDYCQHFVDTGQRPQNFIRDVGLADRFEEYPKLRELIKLKDDLIAATATPPMYLQTDLQTFDLHELPTKFDVILVEPPLEEYQHTGVTNVQFWDWQKIMDLDIAQVAAPRSFIFLWCGSSEGLDLGRQCLRKWGFRRCEDICWIRTNINNPGHLKNLEPKAVFQRTKEHCLMGIKGTVRRSTDGDFIHANVDIDLIISEEAEYGSLEKPVEIFHIIEHFCLGRRRLHVFGRDSTIRPGWLTLGPGLTSSNFDPDVYAGYFASGQITTGCTERIEALRPKSPPPKVKGGPGGRGRGGMSSRAGFTRGRGRAR from the exons ATGAGTGGGGACGAGGTGATGAGGGACATGCGGGAGCGGTCCAAACTGCGGCGACAGCTTCTGGCGCAGCAG CTTGGTGTGGCCAGTGCTGACAAACTGGGACAGGCTCTAGGTAACATTGGGAAGCTGCAGGAGGATCAGGAGCGTATCAAGAGACTCAAGAGATCCCAACAGCAAGATGAactggagggggaggaagcTGCTAACATGGTGTACACAGACTCCTCAACTTTTCTCAAG GGCACACAGTCAGCAAACCCACACAACGACTACTGCCAGCATTTTGTGGACACTGGTCAGCGGCCACAAAATTTCATCAGGGATGTTGGTCTTGCTGATAGGTTTGAAGAGTATCCAAAGCTCCGGGAACTTATTAAGCTTAAG GATGATTTGATAGCAGCAACAGCCACGCCTCCCATGTACCTTCAGACAGACCTGCAAACCTTTGACCTCCATGAACTCCCCACCAAATTTGATGTCATCCTGGTGGAGCCACCACTGGAGGAGTACCAGCATACAGGTGTCACCAATGTGCAGTTCTGGGACTGGCAGAAGATTATGGACTTAGATATTGCTCAG gTAGCTGCACCTCGcagctttattttcttgtggtgTGGGTCTTCAGAGGGTCTTGACTTGGGCCGACAGTGCCTCCGTAAGTGGGGCTTCCGGCGCTGTGAGGATATCTGTTGGATCCGTACTAATATTAACAATCCAGGACACCTCAAGAATCTTGAACCAAAAGCTGTCTTCCAGAGAACCAAG GAACATTGCCTTATGGGAATAAAAGGCACAGTGAGAAGGTCAACAGATGGAGATTTCATCCATGCCAATGTTGATATCGACCTCATAATTTCTGAAGAGGCTGAGTACGGCTCACTGGAGAAGCCAGTTGAGATATTTCACATCATTGAACACTTTTGCCTTGGACGTCGAAG GCTACATGTGTTTGGACGTGACAGCACCATCCGTCCTGGCTGGCTCACTTTAGGACCTGGACTCACAAGCAGCAACTTTGACCCTGATGTTTATGCTGGCTACTTCGCATCTGGGCAGATCACAACAGGCTGCACTGAGCGCATTGAGGCTCTCCGTCCCAAATCTCCTCCCCCTAAGGTGAAGGGAGGGCCAGggggcagaggaagaggaggaatgtcgTCACGTGCTGGCTTCACCCGTGGGCGAGGTAGAgcaagatag
- the LOC135114215 gene encoding thiopurine S-methyltransferase-like — protein sequence MADHQDDEHVQCDHSKRKKNITVSQELENSLMQKEEFSLDDWTQIYENLPYNRNTGEPSHALVTYINELLPSEPARVLVPLCGKSPDMRWLYDRGNTVVGVEGVERPVKEFFQSHTDLRHTVEDVPFGKVYKSRDEQLQVFVCDITQVPRGSLGHFDAGFDWGAYTAIRPSDRQKYVDVVRDALGENFRYFLEVCHDGPPKAPGLPHSISLRTIKLEFGVSLKMRVLATKDVSAEWEVDTFFNSFFLLSDQDL from the exons ATGGCTGACCACCAGGATGACGAACACGTGCAGTGTGACCATTCCAagcgtaaaaaaaatatcacggtATCGCaggaactggaaaattcacTAATGCAGAAGGAGGAATTTTCTCTAGACGACTGGACACAGATTTACGAAAATTTG CCTTATAATAGGAACACTGGGGAGCCTTCTCATGCGCTGGTAACTTACATCAACGAGCTGCTGCCCTCGGAGCCTGCAAGGGTGTTGGTGCCTCTCTGTGGCAAGTCTCCGGACATGCGCTG GCTGTATGACCGTGGCAACACAGTGGTAggtgtggagggagtggagagaccTGTGAAGGAATTCTTCCAGTCGCACACTGACCTGCGGCACACTGTGGAGGATGTGCCATTTGGAAAAGTTTACAAG AGTCGCGATGAGCAGTtgcaggtgtttgtgtgtgatatcACGCAGGTGCCTAGGGGATCACTTGGTCACTTCGATGCTGGCTTTGACTGGGGCGCCTACACAGCCATCAGACCTTCTGACAGACAGAA ATACGTGGACGTGGTGAGGGATGCCTTGGGGGAGAACTTTAGGTATTTCTTGGAGGTGTGTCACGATGGACCTCCCAAGGCCCCAGGTCTGCCTCACTCTATCTCCTTAAGGACCATCAAGCTGGAGTTTG GAGTGTCCCTAAAGATGCGAGTCTTGGCCACAAAGGATGTCTCCGCTGAGTGGGAAGTGGACACTTTCTTCAACAGCTTCTTCCTGCTGTCTGACCAGGACCTGTAA
- the LOC135114214 gene encoding uncharacterized protein LOC135114214: MSPSAVTADTPMDLSTKTRRKLRLEEFLRQNLDQAPATRVIQWVNRDQGVFRILWTHQSSGAFTQQDAALFRYWALARGKPATQSSVELKQSLRMALNKSPSVERLTIANDEYRYFRFTDWASRRKNSGVKNVRGQQESTRKRSPPPGHPPPLVPITKKASSSPPLWSPTDHRALLAREKPFMPYNEEVLRKLLDTYPRPSQLESQPGERQADALRAHGHLAEQSLLAHMSSQHLAPKSQLVEDSMQEFSLARGPYMEQATIDCRIREKTLREPVSSGYILPEHMKYLPNPHSPQAYSEPLHAVPSYKESLARQDMEGPLSLYSENPFYSKSFHHYDYRSAVPTSTAHLFRVPEALDSRLLATHY; the protein is encoded by the exons ATGTCTCCTTCAGCGGTGACCGCCGACACCCCAATGGATCTGTCCACCAAAACGCGGCGGAAGTTACGTCTGGAGGAGTTCCTGCGGCAAAACCTGGACCAGGCGCCCGCTACCCGTGTGATCCAGTGGGTGAACCGCGATCAGGGGGTGTTCAGGATTCTGTGGACTCACCAGAGCTCTGGAGCCTTCACCCAGCAAGACGCCGCACTTTTTCGCTACTGGGCCCTTGCGAGAG GAAAACCCGCCACCCAGTCCTCAGTGGAGCTCAAGCAGAGCCTGAGGATGGCGCTCAACAAATCCCCTTCAGTGGAGCGCCTGACAATCGCTAACGACGAGTACCGCTACTTCAGATTCACAG aCTGGGCAAGCCGCCGGAAGAATTCTGGGGTGAAGAATGTGCGGGGCCAGCAGGAGAGCACGCGGAAAAGATCCCCGCCGCCAGGACACCCGCCGCCCCTTGTGCCCATCACCAAGAAGGCTTCGTCCAGCCCGCCGCTCTGGTCCCCCACTGACCACCGTGCTCTCCTGGCGCGTGAGAAGCCCTTCATGCCCTACAATGAAGAGGTCCTGAGGAAACTATTAGACACGTACCCGAGGCCATCTCAGTTGGAAAGTCAACCCGGGGAACGGCAGGCAGACGCGCTAAGGGCACACGGCCACCTGGCGGAACAAAGCCTCTTGGCACACATGTCGTCCCAACACCTCGCGCCCAAGAGCCAGCTGGTGGAGGACAGCATGCAAGAATTCAGCCTCGCACGGGGTCCTTACATGGAGCAGGCTACGATTGACTGCAGGATAAGGGAGAAGACGCTACGAGAGCCAGTGAGCAGTGGCTACATACTACCGGAACACATGAAGTACCTGCCCAACCCACACTCCCCCCAGGCGTATTCCGAGCCCCTACACGCCGTCCCGAGCTACAAGGAGTCCCTCGCCAGGCAGGACATGGAAGGACCCCTCAGTCTGTACAGTGAAAATCCTTTCTACTCAAAGTCCTTCCACCATTATGACTACAGATCTGCAGTTCCCACCTCCACTGCCCACCTGTTCCGTGTTCCCGAGGCCCTTGACTCCAGGCTCCTGGCAACTCATTACTAA